The Scyliorhinus torazame isolate Kashiwa2021f chromosome 29, sScyTor2.1, whole genome shotgun sequence genome includes the window AGTGGAAGACGCCGGCTGTGGAACGGCAGCAGGTATGGAGcgagcccaaggctggaattgaacctggtccctggcgctgtgaagcagcagtgctggccactgtgccgCCGAGTCTGCCCTGGAATCGATTCCACACCCCCTGGAATCCATTACCACCCTCTTTTTCTTGTGTTAAATTTAATCTGGGGCGGTACAGTGGTGAGCATGACTGATTTCCTCCCCTCACTGGAACAATTGGCCTGTGACTGTTACTTATTGATTTCTATATTCTTGGATATTTGGTTCCCCCTCAACTCACAACCTATAAGTTCCCTGCCTTCCTCCCGCTTCATACAGCTATTTAGGGAGGACAGTTTCTATTACACCCTCATGTAGTAGATTCCCATCTGCATATCTGGGACATGGAGAAGATGGTTCTGCGCTGTAAGGAGTCCCCGTCAGGGGGCAGTAACACTCTGGCATCGAGCGTCTCACTTCAAAatgaatacagtacgaagtcttacaacaccaggttaaagtccaacaggtttgtttcgatgtcgaagtgacatcgaaacaaacctgttggactttaacctggtgttgtaagacttcgtactgtgctcaccccagtccaacgccggcatctccacttcaaaatGAATATTTGCAACAAAAGTCAATTGTTGAGGTTTTTATTGAGATGGAAGTCAATCAAGAACAATTTAATATAATATATTCCTTTCGATGCagtgacagcctccccgaacaggcgccggattgtggcgactaggggcttttcacagtaacttcattgaagcctacttgtgacaataagcgattttcatttcatttcatggcgcTCAAGGATATGGCTGATTTAGCGAATACTTAATGACACTCACACTTACGCTCATTtcccctcaatcactcactcacattctcagttACACTGACTCTAACATACTTGTCCTCACTGTTCCACAGAAAGACATTTACAGATCTCCCATTTACACCCACTCTCATTATAAAAGTTCCATGGTGACTAATAACCGTAATAGTTGCACTACGCTTGTACAGCCCTAACCCATTATTTGATTGGTTTGACTCTCTGAATCGCTGAGATTTGCCCAATGGTCTTTCACAACTTACTTGTTCTTATTTAAGCATCATTTAAACATTTCTTACTCTCTCTCCAGCCATTAATTGTAAAATATCCCTCTCAAATTCAACCAAGAACATTTCCTTTAACTTACAGCCATAATGTCACTGTGAGGGCCGTGTGTATTGATCAGAAACGAACTGGGTGAAGACCAAATTGTGAGGGAgcaaaggtgggagagagagagatgaaaaccGGAGGGAAGCAAGGATGGGAGGGAGAAGAAGAGGGAAATGGAGcagcagaatccatagaatcccaccagtgaagatggaggccattcggcccattgagtctgcactggccctccgaaagagcacttcccggagagagggaggagagaaaaAGTATAAAAGGAGAGAGCATGAGCGAGGAAAGGGACCCGGAAAAATGATAAAGTGAGGGAGAGGGAttaagagagagaggaaggggaggaGAGGGAAAGACAAGGGAgataggaggagagagaggaggtagaggaagggaatgaggtggAGAGGGCgtggggaacaagagagggaaaggAAATGAAGGAGGGGCCAGGGAGAAATGAGAGATGGGATGGGGCATGAGGGAAAGGCAAGAGAAACGAGAGGGTTGAGGGAAAAGGGACACGAGGGAGGTGAGGGAACTACAGTCCAAAGAAAAAGATGAGAGAATGGAAAGGAGAGGGATCAAGAGAGTGAAAGTGGGAAGGCAAGGGGAGGAAGGGGCACATGGAGGGGCAATTGTAAAGGCAGCACAGAGCCAGGGGCAGTAACAGACGTCAATGGGAAGATAGCAGGATATTCATTGATGTGCAGAGTAGTAGGCAGAGCATTGCACAGATAGGACATTCACTGGCCAGCAAAGTATTTATTGCCAAATTTTGATGAGAAAGGGAGAGCGGAGGGAGGGataaaaagggaaggagagagaactGGATTGAGAGAGGGGCAAAGGAAGGTAAAGGGAGAGGGCTAACCTTTAGTAGTTTGCTTCCAGTACAGAGATTATCCCTGGGAATGAGTGTGATAGTGTTGCTCGGAGCACTCTGCTGGTGCTGCAACCTCACTGTCTGCGCCTCTCACATTGCTGCCATCCCATTGGTCCCTCTCTACTCCACTCAGCCTCTGGTCCAGGGATTCTTCATCCGCGGGGCCTGTGCTCAGACCCCGCGGGTAGTCTCGCTCCATACCTGCTGCCGTTCCACAGCCGGCGTCTTCCACTTCCACACTTTCCCGCTGGCTTTTGGGCTGGCCACGCTTGAGGCAGAAGTAGAAGGCCGCTGACAGGAAGACGGCAGAGAGGATGAGTTCCGATCCCGCCATGTAGAAGATGAGCTCGTAGTTCCTGTAAGTGTCAACCAGGTAGCCTGGGGGGAGAAGAGTCCGAGATTCAACCTTGTCTTCAGGCCTCCAGCCAAAACTCTACCCAGAAACAATTGACCACCCAGTTGCCCACCTCAACATCAGAAACTTTGGGCGGGGCACATTTCGGGACCCCGACTTTGGGAATCAAACGGGGGGTCCTCAGCCCGCACTTGGTGGGAGCCAGAGCGGGAGAGCTGTCTTCCTGGATGCAACATCTTAACTGGCTGCTTTCCAAGTTGGCCATCCAATTAATttacatagaatccctagagtgcagaaggaggccattcagcccattgagtctgcaccggcttctggaaagagcattctacttaagcaaacgtctccaccctatccctgtaaccttttggacactaaggggcaattcagcacggccaatccacttaacctgcacatctttggactgtgggaggaaaccggagcatctggaggaaacccacgcacacacggggagaacgtgcaaactccacacaggcagtcacccgaggccggaattgaacccgggaccctggagctgtgaggcagtagtgctaaccactgtgccaccatgccacccaatggTGGCAGATGGGCTCCAGTTGCCGCTGAGCCAAGTACAGGGCAGCCCCATCAAGAGAAGTGGGCACTGCTAAGCCGGGTAGATAAAATATGAGGCAATTAATTGTGGTGGCGCCTTTCGTGAGAGTCCAAAtaagtacttttttttttttaaaagaggggcCAGGTAGACAGGCCCCTTTGGTTGATGGGGGACTCCTCCATTTGGGCCCCAAGAGAAACCTGCTGCACCACGTCCTCACATTTTGGGGGAACGAAGCCTCTGGCTCTGATAGCCTGGCACATCTCAGACTGGCACAAGGAATGAGCCTCCATCATGCTGCCAGCCTCCACTTGCAACAGGGACCAGACTAGCGCCATCAAAATGCCAGCAAACACTCTGAATGGCCCCCTCCTTGGAGTCCTGAATATACAGGCTTGCGTCCTTGTAGTGGAGGGCCAATCCAGATTCCTGCCCCCACCCAGGGGAATCTTCCTGCCTACCCACCCACTCCACTCCTCTCCTGTCCCCGGGGCCAGGAAAATCACGTATTTTACATCAGCGCAATGCATTCAAGAAAGTCACAATTGCAGAGACGTTGGTCAATGCAGCGAGCGGAATTATATAACAAATTCTTGGATGAGCTCACTTGTAACTAGACCTGGAGAGTGGGAGTATTGGAGGTATTGAGGTGTGGGGTTAACGGAGAGACTGGGGAGTGGGACTATGCAGGTTTGCGTATTGGCGAGTATTGGGATGGAATGATGGGGGAGGTACAGGGGCATTGGAGATTTGGGCTGGGAATTAGTGAGGTATCAGGTATGGGGCTATTGAGGGTGAGTGTATTGGAGAGTGTGGGTATTGGAGAGTGACATGTGGTCGTATTGGAGAGGAGTGTATTGTGCATTGGAGAGTAAGGTATTGAGTGttggggtattatggggtgttGGAGTGGGGGTAATGGGTATTGGAGTGGGGGTATTGGGTATGGGGATGTTGGAGTAGGGGTATTGGAGAGTATGCAGGGGGTATTGGGAGGGGGTATTAGGAGTAGGATATTgggtatgggggtgtgggagaaTTGGGTATGGGGTATTGGGTACGGGGGTATTGGAGTGGGGGTATTGGGTAAGGGGTTATTGGGTAAGGGGTTATTGGGTATGGGGGTGTTGGAGTGGAGGTATTGGAGTGGGGGTATTGGGTATGGGGGTGTTGGAGTGGGGGTATGGGGTTATTGGGTATGGGGGTATTGGGTATGGGGGTATTGGGTATGGGGGTATTGGAGTGAGGGTATTTGGAGTGGGGGTATTTGGAGTGGGGGTATTTGGAGTGGGGGTATTTGGAGTGGGGGTATTTGGAGTGGGGGTATTTGGAGTGGGGGTGTTTGGAGTGGGGGCGTTGGGAGTGGGGGTATTGGGTAAGGGGGTGTTGGGTATGGGGCTATTGGGTATAGGGGTGTTGGGTATGGAGGTATTGGGTATGGGGGTATTGGGTATGGGGTGTTGGAGTGGGGGCATTGGAGAGTATGCATGGGGGTATTGGGTATGGGGGTGTTGGAGTGGGGGTATTGGGTATGGGGGTATTGGAGTGGGGGTATTGGGTAAGGGGCTACTGGGTATGGGGCTATTGGGTATGGGGGTATTGGGTATGGGGCTATTGGGTATGGGGCTATTGGGTATGGGGGTATTGGGTAAGGGGCTACTGGTATGGGGGTATTTGGTATGGGGCTATTGGGTATGGGGTACTGGGTTAGGGGCTACTGTGTATGGGGTATTGGGTAAGGGGCTACTGGTATGGGGCTATTGGTTATGGGGCTATTGGGTATGGGGCTATTGGGTATGGGGCTATTGGGTATGGGGGTATTGGGTATGGGGCTATTGGGTATGGGGCTATTGGGTATGGGGCTATTGGGTATAGGGGTATTGGAATGGGGGTATTGGAATGGGGTATTGGGTGTAGGGGAATTGGGTATGGGGTATTCGGTATGGGGGTATTGGAGTGGGGGTATTGGGTATGGGGGTATTGGGTAAGGGGCTACTGGTATGGGGTATTTGGTATGGAGCTATTGGATATGGGGGTATTGGGTATGGGGTACTGGGTAAGGGGCTACTGGTATGGGGCTATTTGGTATGGGGCTATTGGGTATGGGGCTATTTGGTATGGGGCTATTGGGTATGGGGCTATTGGGTATGGGGCTATTGGGTATGGGGGTATTGGGTATGGAGGTATTGGGTATGAGGTATGGGGCTATTGGGTATGGGGCTATTGGGTATGGGGCTATTGGGTATGGGGCTATTGGGTGTAGGGGAATTGGGTATGGGGATATTGGGTGTAGGGGTATTGAGTATTGGGTATGGGGCTATTGGGTATGAGGGAGTTGGAGTGGGGGTAGTGGAGTGGGGGTATTGGAGAGTATGCATGGGGGTATCGGGTATGGGGGTATCGGGGTGTAGGGTATCAGGGGTGGTTGTTATCTGACCTCTTGTTGTCCACTGACCTGCTGACGGGGGTCCGATGAGCACAGCGACGGCCTCAATGAGCAGCAACAATCCGATGGCACTGGGGAAGTTCTGGGAACCAACGATATCCATCAGAACCTCGAACTGCAGAGCCCCAACCATCCCATAGGTCACACCAAAAAAAACACAAAAAGCGATCATCCCGGTATACGTGGCTGCTTTGGCGCTCAGTACATCCGTCAGTCCATTGCAGAGCATCGAGAAACTGAAGAAATAGGCAACACGAGGGCGGACAGAGTCCAGACCGGCCACCACCCCGCTCAGTGGCCGAGCAAAGATGTCAATGAAGCCAATGACGGAGAGCAGGAAGGCAGCCTCTCTATCAGGGACGCCCGTGTCTTTGGCGTAGTTAACAATCATGATCGGAGGTACAAAAAGTCCCAGTACCAAGATGAACTTGGAGATGGTGTAGATGACAAAGCCTCGATTCCGGAATACACTGAAATCCAGCAGTTTCTGCCTCTTCCTGCTCGCCCCTTTCTTCCTGCCACTCTCCTTGGTGCTGTTGCTGGTCCCACCCTGTTCGTAATTCTCCAATTCCAAGCTGGTGAAGTCGGCCTTGGC containing:
- the slc16a8 gene encoding monocarboxylate transporter 3 codes for the protein MGNPRPGTSPTVKPPDGGWGWMILVGCFVITGFSYAFPKAISVYFKELMHEFHIGYSDTAWISSIILAMLYGTGPVCSILVNRYGCRPVMLIGGLLASTGMILASFSANITQLYLTVGVVTGLGLALNFQPSLIMLGRYFDKRRPLANGLAAAGSPVFLTALSPFGQVLLDYYGWRGGFFIMGGLLLNCCTCGAIMRPLESRTGGSRDKSEAKEMLPAAKADFTSLELENYEQGGTSNSTKESGRKKGASRKRQKLLDFSVFRNRGFVIYTISKFILVLGLFVPPIMIVNYAKDTGVPDREAAFLLSVIGFIDIFARPLSGVVAGLDSVRPRVAYFFSFSMLCNGLTDVLSAKAATYTGMIAFCVFFGVTYGMVGALQFEVLMDIVGSQNFPSAIGLLLLIEAVAVLIGPPSAGYLVDTYRNYELIFYMAGSELILSAVFLSAAFYFCLKRGQPKSQRESVEVEDAGCGTAAGMERDYPRGLSTGPADEESLDQRLSGVERDQWDGSNVRGADSEVAAPAECSEQHYHTHSQG